Proteins encoded in a region of the Uloborus diversus isolate 005 chromosome 1, Udiv.v.3.1, whole genome shotgun sequence genome:
- the LOC129229465 gene encoding protein JTB-like — protein MIEFCTFRRMVIFIICLIATSLIVLTVESFLTPSNGKYLQDPNNQGENSSNAPCWQNEDYFVKQHCAPCSEFEKVSKHLPACDATGFKEMVSCKVSGDVYRSCDKVLWLEERNFFIFESCMAVFGLLGAVVVSIRQKQLDQRMMLRIQQQISSGV, from the exons ATGATTGAATTTTGTACGTTCAGACGAATGGTCatatttataatatgcttaataGC CACTTCTTTGATAGTCTTAACAGTTGAAAGTTTCCTGACTCCATCTAATGGAAAATACCTTCAAGATCCTAATAATCAAGGAGAAAATTCCTCGAATGCTCCCTGTTGGCAAAATGAAGATTATTTTGTCAAACAACACTGTGCTCCATGCTCagaatttgaaaaa GTAAGCAAGCACCTTCCCGCATGTGATGCAACAGGTTTTAAAGAAATGGTATCTTGTAAAGTCTCTGGAGATGTGTATAGAAG tTGTGACAAAGTTTTATGGCtggaagaaagaaattttttcatatttgaaaGTTGTATGGCAGTTTTTGGATTATTAGGGGCAGTAGTAGTCTCAATCCGACAGAAGCAATTAGATCAACGAATGATGTTAAGAATTCAACAACAGATATCTTCTGGCGTTTGA